The Synechococcus sp. RS9916 DNA segment CCTCCGGCCGCCTTTGGCGCTCACGCCATGGCGCCAAGCCCTCGCTGCCCTCCCGCTTGGCCAGCTTCTGCCCCGCGGCATCACAGAGCAATGGCACATGGCTGTACTGCGGTGCGGGTTGGCCGAGAGCAGCCATCACCGCCACCTGCGCAGAACGCACCGGCGCCAGATCAGCACCGCGCACAACCGTGGTGATGCCACAGGTGAGTTCATCCACAGCGGTGGCTAGGTGATAAGCGATAAAGCCATCCGCACGCCGCACCACGACGTCGCCGCAGTCGAAGGCTGCAGCGTTGTCGAGACGCAACCGCCAGGCCGGGAGACGCTCCGCCTGCCAACCCCAGCTCAACTGACGCTGACGGCAGGTGCCGGGGTAGATGACGGCTTGCGCCAGGTCACGGCGACTGCATCGGCATGCGTAGAGCTGTCCGCAACGCCGGAGGTGGGAGAGCACCGAGTTGTAAAGCCCCCGACGCTCGCTTTGCCTCAGCACAGGGGCGTCCCAATCCAGGCCCAACCAGCGCAAATCCTCCAGAACACTCTTGATGGCGCCCGGTCGCACCCGAGGCGTGTCGAGATCGTCGATGCGCAACAACCAGGCGCCGCCAGCCTCACGGGCCAGCAACCACGACACCAGCGCGGTGCGCAGATTGCCCAAATGCAAGGGGCCCGAGGGCGTCGGAGCAAAGCGACCGCGGTATCCGGATTGCTTGAGGGCTGCACCAGCCACCAGGGCCGCCTGCAAATGCTCAGGGAGGGCAGAGCGGAGGGACATGGACTTGCCCAAAGAAGCTGGCAAAACAAAAGGGTGGCCCATTCAGGCCACCCGGGGTGCTGCGCCTCAAGGAGACAAGCAGTGATCAGAGGCAGATCAGCCCTGAACGCGGTCTTTGAACATCTTGCCGGCGGTGAAGGCGGGAACGCGCTTGGCAGGGATCTTGATCTTTTCGCCGGTCTTGGGGTTCAGACCCTGGCGGGCGGAGCGCTCGCGGGGCTCGAAGGAACCGAAGCCGAGGATCGACACTTTCTTGCCTTCCACAACGGAGTCGATGATGGTTTCGATCGCGGCATCCACCACCAGAGACACGTCGGTCTTGGTGAGCTCGGTGCGAGCAGCAACGAGGTTGACGAGGTCAGCTTTGTTCATGGGGAGGGAGTGAGTTGCGGAAGC contains these protein-coding regions:
- the gluQRS gene encoding tRNA glutamyl-Q(34) synthetase GluQRS — encoded protein: MSLRSALPEHLQAALVAGAALKQSGYRGRFAPTPSGPLHLGNLRTALVSWLLAREAGGAWLLRIDDLDTPRVRPGAIKSVLEDLRWLGLDWDAPVLRQSERRGLYNSVLSHLRRCGQLYACRCSRRDLAQAVIYPGTCRQRQLSWGWQAERLPAWRLRLDNAAAFDCGDVVVRRADGFIAYHLATAVDELTCGITTVVRGADLAPVRSAQVAVMAALGQPAPQYSHVPLLCDAAGQKLAKREGSEGLAPWRERQRRPEEVVGHLAAQLQLVPETSVLSARDLLQEFKGSGRALAALLQP
- a CDS encoding HU family DNA-binding protein, which gives rise to MWLAAAAHSPYDWRAQGSFSGCRPPHRQPTASATHSLPMNKADLVNLVAARTELTKTDVSLVVDAAIETIIDSVVEGKKVSILGFGSFEPRERSARQGLNPKTGEKIKIPAKRVPAFTAGKMFKDRVQG